In the genome of Ziziphus jujuba cultivar Dongzao chromosome 10, ASM3175591v1, the window CACAGGAATTTAATCGGGTCTGAAGAGAGACAGGAGGTGATAATTCATGGATCATAGAGTGaatgatataatatttatataactattaTTAATCAGGCTTATAAAATTTGGATTAACAGTGGgatattatatgtaattatattaGAAGAATTAAAATTCTTGATCAAGTGTAGAAATCAGGAGGTGGCTATGCAATGAGGCTCCCAGAACAGAAGAGAAGTGCAGCTTCTTGGCTTCTTGCAACCCTTTAACAAGGGAACCAAATGATCAGCCTTGTTCCCTCTCAGAACCACCAAAttttgatgctcatggaggtcatCTTCATGGTGTGCCATTAATTCATTCTTGGAGATAACAATTGTGTTAGTGTTTTTCTCAAGAGGCTTCAGAGCCGCATGATGAGTAGTAGTTGCTGTGGAGTTGCCACGCCAATAGTACTCATAGGCATTGAAAGAGGCTGCTGCTGTTGCTTTGGCCTCGTTCACAGGAGAAGAAGGAATCATCCGAGCCCCTGCTGGAGGAGGCGGCCGAGGAGGGAGTGACTGTGCGGTTGGGAccatgttcttcttcttctgatggtgatgatgatgatgatgatgatggtcatCTTCTTCCAATTTGACAGCTGCTGCTTCATTGAACTTCCTTGGCCATGGCTGCTTCATATTTGCTAACCCAATTGGCTTATTGCTCATCATTAGTGACAACCCATGGAAATTGATGCACAATTTTGGTGCTTCCtccatttcaatttcaattcctctcgttcccttttctttttcaactacAACTTCAACTTCTTCATCATGAGtctctccatcatcatcatcatcatcatcgtcgtcgtcgtcgtcgtcctctgttttgttattttcttctttttcatcttccTCGAAGTTTACAAATTTCTCATCAAACTCTTCCTCATTTTCTTGATCATCAACACCGTCAACAACAGCAGAGGAGGTAGTAGTGTTGGTGTTGAGAAAAGTGAGAACAAGGCGACCATCTTGTCGATCTGCGTGGAAGTTTCTCTGAGAATGGACAGAAACAGCTTCAAGGACAAGACGGCCATTGTCTCGGCGAGTTAGCATGCGAAGAGAAGCTCCATCGGAATGAGAAAGAGATGAAATTGGAGGAGGGAATGATCGAGGAGGAGCTAGTACTGATTTTCTGGTACTGCCACCTTCTCCTCCTCCATGATGGTTGTCCCCAATA includes:
- the LOC112489570 gene encoding protein FAF-like, chloroplastic encodes the protein MPSASLMNNKSFGLQSACSSFMEIDTQEVVKKHNEKQGIVTILGPDVALERSRAASLRRTLSADMSSKKWLAQNGFSPMKKTASSAELCMAVIPDSSSSSSSSEGEEEDYHRGRRHGKFNVWSSVPDENKNKEVEKTGLFDIWSSIISQKAKEDEASKSVSPPYIHPLVKRSASTLSENSLKICTESLGSETGSDGFSSYPVSESETSSDVEVISEDKEEDEQSDQKQPQIVSDIGDNHHGGGEGGSTRKSVLAPPRSFPPPISSLSHSDGASLRMLTRRDNGRLVLEAVSVHSQRNFHADRQDGRLVLTFLNTNTTTSSAVVDGVDDQENEEEFDEKFVNFEEDEKEENNKTEDDDDDDDDDDDDDGETHDEEVEVVVEKEKGTRGIEIEMEEAPKLCINFHGLSLMMSNKPIGLANMKQPWPRKFNEAAAVKLEEDDHHHHHHHHHQKKKNMVPTAQSLPPRPPPPAGARMIPSSPVNEAKATAAASFNAYEYYWRGNSTATTTHHAALKPLEKNTNTIVISKNELMAHHEDDLHEHQNLVVLRGNKADHLVPLLKGCKKPRSCTSLLFWEPHCIATS